Proteins encoded together in one Pseudomonas sp. TCU-HL1 window:
- the folK gene encoding 2-amino-4-hydroxy-6-hydroxymethyldihydropteridine diphosphokinase: MDRVYIGLGSNLAEPVSQLRGALASLGELPHTRLATVSSLYTSDPLGPPDQPRYVNAVAALDTELEPLQLLDALQAIELSQGRVRKDERWGPRTLDLDILLFGQRQIEEPRLQVPHYHMHARAFVLYPLAEIAGDLQLPDGRPLQALLDACPFEGLERLPNLAVTP, encoded by the coding sequence ATGGATCGCGTATACATCGGCCTCGGCAGCAATCTCGCCGAACCTGTTTCCCAGCTGCGTGGTGCCTTGGCATCGCTGGGCGAGCTACCGCATACCCGGCTCGCAACGGTTTCATCGCTCTACACGAGCGACCCGCTCGGCCCGCCGGACCAGCCGCGCTACGTCAACGCCGTCGCCGCCCTGGATACCGAACTGGAGCCGCTCCAGTTGCTGGATGCCCTGCAAGCCATCGAGCTGTCCCAGGGACGCGTACGCAAGGACGAGCGCTGGGGCCCGCGGACCCTGGACCTGGATATCCTCCTGTTCGGCCAGCGCCAGATCGAAGAGCCTCGCCTGCAGGTGCCGCATTACCACATGCACGCCCGCGCTTTCGTGCTCTACCCCCTGGCGGAGATCGCCGGCGACCTGCAACTGCCCGATGGGCGCCCGCTGCAAGCCCTGCTGGACGCCTGCCCGTTTGAAGGCCTCGAGCGTCTGCCCAACCTGGCGGTAACGCCGTAA
- the panB gene encoding 3-methyl-2-oxobutanoate hydroxymethyltransferase, translated as MPDVTLTTLQELKLKGEKIAMLTAYDATFAQAACQAGADVLLVGDSLGMVLQGHDSTLPVSMADMAYHTASVKRGNQGALIISDLPFMAYANLEQTFANCAALMQAGAHVVKLEGAAWLAEPIRLLAERGVPVCAHLGLTPQAVNILGGYKVQGRQEAQARQLRADAMALEQAGAAMLLLECVPSELAAEITQSVKIPVIGIGAGSATDGQVLVLHDMLGLSLTGRAPKFVKNFMEGQTSIQAALAAYVNAVKNVTFPAAEHGFSA; from the coding sequence ATGCCTGATGTGACCCTGACCACCTTGCAAGAGCTCAAGCTGAAAGGCGAGAAGATCGCCATGCTGACAGCCTACGACGCCACCTTCGCTCAGGCGGCCTGCCAGGCCGGCGCGGATGTGCTGCTGGTGGGTGATTCCCTTGGCATGGTCCTGCAAGGCCATGACAGCACACTGCCGGTCAGCATGGCCGATATGGCCTATCACACGGCTTCCGTGAAGCGCGGTAACCAGGGCGCGCTGATCATCAGCGACCTGCCGTTCATGGCCTACGCCAACCTCGAGCAGACCTTCGCCAATTGCGCCGCCCTGATGCAGGCTGGCGCCCATGTGGTCAAGCTGGAAGGCGCGGCCTGGCTGGCCGAGCCGATCCGCCTGCTGGCCGAGCGCGGTGTTCCGGTCTGCGCCCACTTGGGCCTGACCCCGCAAGCCGTGAACATCCTCGGTGGCTACAAGGTCCAGGGCCGCCAGGAAGCCCAGGCGCGCCAGCTGCGCGCCGACGCCATGGCCCTGGAGCAGGCGGGCGCCGCCATGCTGCTGCTGGAGTGCGTCCCCAGTGAACTGGCCGCCGAAATCACCCAGTCGGTGAAGATCCCGGTCATCGGTATCGGCGCCGGCAGCGCCACCGACGGCCAGGTACTGGTCCTGCACGACATGCTGGGCCTCTCCCTCACCGGTCGCGCCCCCAAGTTCGTGAAGAACTTCATGGAAGGCCAGACCAGCATCCAGGCTGCCCTGGCGGCCTACGTCAACGCCGTCAAGAACGTTACCTTCCCTGCTGCTGAACACGGATTCTCCGCATGA
- the panC gene encoding pantoate--beta-alanine ligase, whose product MITVKTVRELRAAVARARSEDKRIGFVPTMGNLHAGHVALVEKASQRADFVVASIFVNPLQFGPSEDLAKYPRTLVADQEKLVAAGCQLLFHPDVEEMYPDGMEGQTRVNVPLVSDGLCGGSRPGHFEGVATVVSKLFNMVQPDLAVFGEKDFQQLAVIRKLARDLNMPIQIMGEPTVRADDGLALSSRNGYLDEAQRAAAPALYRTLQQLAVAIRQGRRDFAALEQEGQAELAKAGFRPDYLEVREALNLRPAGSQDQHLVILGAAFMGNTRLIDNLAFNLEAQA is encoded by the coding sequence ATGATCACCGTCAAGACCGTCCGCGAACTGCGTGCCGCCGTTGCCCGTGCACGCAGCGAAGACAAGCGCATCGGCTTCGTGCCCACCATGGGCAACCTCCACGCCGGGCATGTGGCCCTGGTGGAGAAGGCCAGCCAGCGCGCCGATTTCGTGGTCGCCAGCATTTTCGTCAACCCGCTACAGTTCGGCCCCAGCGAAGACCTTGCCAAGTACCCGCGTACCCTCGTCGCCGACCAGGAGAAACTGGTCGCTGCCGGCTGCCAACTGTTATTCCACCCGGACGTGGAGGAGATGTACCCGGACGGCATGGAAGGTCAGACCCGCGTCAATGTCCCACTGGTCTCCGATGGTCTCTGCGGCGGTAGTCGTCCCGGTCACTTCGAAGGCGTCGCGACGGTCGTCAGCAAGTTGTTCAACATGGTCCAGCCCGACCTCGCGGTGTTTGGCGAGAAGGACTTCCAGCAACTGGCGGTGATTCGCAAGCTGGCTCGCGACCTGAACATGCCCATCCAGATCATGGGCGAACCCACCGTTCGAGCCGACGACGGCCTGGCGCTCTCCTCGCGCAACGGTTACCTGGACGAGGCCCAACGCGCGGCAGCGCCTGCGCTCTACCGCACCCTGCAGCAACTGGCCGTGGCCATCCGCCAGGGCCGCCGCGATTTCGCCGCGCTGGAGCAGGAAGGCCAGGCCGAACTGGCCAAGGCCGGTTTCCGCCCTGACTACCTGGAAGTCCGCGAAGCGCTGAACCTGCGCCCCGCAGGCAGCCAGGACCAGCACCTGGTCATTCTGGGCGCCGCCTTCATGGGTAACACCCGCCTGATCGACAACCTTGCCTTCAACCTCGAAGCGCAAGCCTGA
- the panD gene encoding aspartate 1-decarboxylase, which yields MHAIMLKAKLHRAEVTHAVLDYEGSCAIDGEWLDLSGIREYEQIQIYNVDNGERFTTYAIRAENGSRMISVNGAAAHKAKVGDRVIICAYAHYSEAELANFKPRMLYMAPGNELSHTSNAIPVQVA from the coding sequence ATGCACGCCATCATGCTCAAGGCCAAACTGCACCGTGCCGAAGTCACCCACGCCGTGCTCGATTACGAAGGCTCCTGCGCCATCGATGGTGAATGGCTGGACCTCTCCGGCATCCGCGAATACGAGCAGATCCAGATCTACAACGTCGACAACGGCGAACGCTTCACCACCTATGCCATCCGCGCCGAAAACGGCTCGCGGATGATTTCGGTCAACGGCGCGGCAGCGCACAAGGCCAAGGTTGGTGATCGTGTGATCATCTGCGCCTACGCCCACTACAGCGAAGCCGAACTGGCCAATTTCAAACCGCGTATGCTGTACATGGCTCCGGGCAACGAACTCAGCCACACCAGCAACGCGATTCCGGTACAGGTTGCCTGA
- the pgi gene encoding glucose-6-phosphate isomerase, with amino-acid sequence MDHHLTPLDVTQLPSWTALHQHRQDLAGFSLREAFAEDSERFKQFSLSASGLLLDFSKNLIRTDTLALLVKLAEEAQLGDAIKAMFRGDVINTSERRPALHTALRRPIGDKVKVDGIDVMPEVHRVLHQMTELVGYVHNGLWRGYTEKPITDVVNIGIGGSFLGPQLVSEALLPFAQKGVRCHYLANIDGSEFRELACRLNAETTLFIVSSKSFGTLETLKNAQAARAWYLAQGGSEEELYRHFIAVSSNKEAAVAFGIREENIFPMWDWVGGRYSLWSAIGLPIAMSIGISNFKELLSGAYSMDQHFQSTPFDRNIPVVLGLLGVWYGDFWGARSHAILPYDYYLRNFTDHLQQLDMESNGKSVRQDGAPLSAGTGPVIWGGVGCNGQHAYHQLLHQGTQLIPADFIVPVSSYNPVADHHQWLFANCLSQSQALMLGKSRAEAEAELRAKGLPEEEVQRLVPHKMVPGNRPSNTLVMERISPRRLGALIAMYEHKVYVQSVLWGINAFDQWGVELGKELGKGIYSRLTGQDDAPAEDGSTQGLIDFFRARHRG; translated from the coding sequence ATGGATCACCACCTGACGCCGCTCGATGTCACCCAACTGCCCAGCTGGACCGCACTTCACCAGCACCGCCAAGACCTTGCCGGCTTCAGCCTGCGCGAGGCCTTCGCCGAGGATTCCGAGCGCTTCAAGCAATTCAGCCTCAGCGCCAGCGGCCTGCTGCTGGACTTCTCGAAGAACCTGATCCGCACCGACACCCTTGCCCTGCTGGTCAAGCTGGCCGAGGAAGCGCAACTGGGCGATGCCATCAAGGCCATGTTCCGGGGTGACGTCATCAACACCTCCGAACGCCGCCCGGCCCTGCACACGGCCCTGCGCCGCCCGATCGGCGACAAGGTGAAAGTGGATGGCATCGACGTGATGCCCGAAGTGCACCGCGTGCTGCACCAGATGACCGAACTGGTGGGCTACGTGCACAACGGCCTGTGGCGGGGCTACACCGAAAAACCCATCACGGACGTGGTGAACATCGGCATCGGCGGTTCCTTCCTTGGCCCGCAGCTGGTCTCCGAAGCGTTGCTGCCGTTCGCCCAGAAAGGCGTACGCTGCCATTACCTGGCCAATATCGACGGCAGCGAATTCCGCGAACTGGCCTGCCGCCTGAACGCGGAAACCACCCTCTTCATCGTTTCCAGCAAATCCTTCGGCACCCTGGAAACCCTGAAGAATGCCCAGGCCGCCCGCGCCTGGTACCTGGCCCAGGGTGGCAGCGAGGAAGAGCTGTACCGCCACTTCATTGCCGTTTCCAGCAACAAGGAAGCGGCGGTGGCCTTCGGCATCCGCGAAGAGAACATCTTCCCCATGTGGGACTGGGTCGGGGGACGCTACTCGCTCTGGTCCGCCATCGGTCTGCCGATCGCCATGTCCATCGGCATCTCCAACTTCAAGGAACTGCTGTCCGGCGCCTACAGCATGGACCAGCACTTCCAGAGCACCCCGTTCGATCGCAACATTCCGGTCGTCCTGGGCCTGCTCGGGGTCTGGTACGGCGACTTCTGGGGCGCCCGCAGCCACGCGATCCTGCCCTACGACTACTACCTGCGTAACTTCACCGACCACCTGCAGCAGCTGGACATGGAGTCCAACGGCAAGAGCGTGCGTCAGGACGGCGCGCCGCTCAGCGCCGGCACGGGCCCGGTGATCTGGGGCGGCGTCGGCTGCAACGGCCAGCACGCCTACCACCAACTGCTGCACCAGGGCACACAGCTGATCCCCGCAGACTTCATCGTTCCGGTTTCCAGCTACAACCCGGTGGCCGACCACCATCAATGGCTGTTCGCCAACTGCCTGTCCCAGAGCCAGGCGCTGATGCTGGGTAAGTCACGCGCGGAAGCCGAGGCCGAACTGCGCGCCAAAGGCCTGCCGGAGGAAGAAGTGCAACGCCTGGTGCCGCACAAGATGGTGCCCGGCAACCGTCCGAGCAACACCTTGGTGATGGAGCGCATCAGCCCGCGCCGCCTGGGCGCGCTGATCGCCATGTACGAGCACAAGGTCTATGTGCAGAGCGTGCTCTGGGGCATCAACGCCTTCGACCAGTGGGGCGTGGAACTGGGCAAGGAACTCGGCAAGGGCATCTACTCGCGCCTGACCGGCCAGGACGACGCCCCGGCCGAAGATGGCTCAACCCAGGGCCTGATCGACTTCTTCCGCGCCCGGCATCGCGGCTGA
- the acs gene encoding acetate--CoA ligase, with translation MYEISLHPVPDAVRKHALIDNDAYQRLYQQSIEQPELFWGEQATSFLTWFKPWDQVHRSDLAKGEAEWFKGGKLNVAYNCIDRHLEQRGEQVAIIWEGDNPGESAQITYRKLHSHVARLANVLKSRGVKKGDRVCIYMPMIPEAAYAMLACARIGAVHSVVFGGFSPDALRDRILDADCRTVITADEGVRGGKYVPLKQNVDKALKDCPNVSSVVVVQRTQGTIDWAEGRDLWYHEALHDASEDCPPEWMDAEDPLFILYTSGSTGKPKGVLHTTGGYLLGAAMTHKYVFDYHEGDIYWCTADVGWVTGHSYIVYGPLANAATTLIFEGVPNYPDTSRFWQVIDKHQVNIFYTAPTALRALMREGEEPVRKTSRSSLRLLGSVGEPINPEAWEWYYNVVGDRRCPIVDTWWQTETGSILITPLPGATALKPGSATRPFFGVQPVLLDEKGMEIDGAGSGVLAIKASWPSQIRSVYGDHKRMIDTYFSAYPGYYFTGDGARRDEDGYYWITGRVDDVINVSGHRIGTAEVESALVLHDAVAEAAVVGYPHDLKGQGIYAFVTPMKGLEPTEELKKELLAMVSKEIGSFAKPELIQWAPGLPKTRSGKIMRRILRKIACNELDNLGDTSTLADPSVVQNLIDKRLNQ, from the coding sequence ATGTACGAGATCAGCCTTCACCCCGTGCCAGACGCTGTGCGCAAGCACGCCCTCATCGACAACGATGCCTACCAACGCCTGTACCAGCAGTCCATCGAACAGCCCGAGCTGTTCTGGGGCGAGCAGGCCACCAGTTTCCTCACCTGGTTCAAGCCCTGGGACCAGGTGCACCGCAGTGACCTCGCGAAAGGCGAGGCCGAGTGGTTCAAGGGCGGCAAGCTGAACGTCGCCTACAACTGCATCGACCGCCACCTGGAGCAACGTGGCGAACAGGTAGCCATCATCTGGGAAGGCGACAACCCCGGCGAATCCGCGCAGATCACCTACCGCAAACTGCATAGCCACGTCGCGCGTCTGGCCAACGTGCTGAAGAGCCGTGGCGTGAAGAAAGGCGACCGGGTCTGTATCTATATGCCGATGATCCCCGAAGCGGCCTATGCCATGCTGGCCTGCGCACGCATCGGTGCCGTGCATTCGGTGGTGTTCGGCGGTTTCTCCCCGGACGCCCTGCGCGACCGCATCCTCGATGCCGACTGCCGCACCGTGATCACCGCGGATGAAGGCGTACGCGGTGGCAAGTACGTGCCGCTGAAGCAGAACGTCGACAAGGCGCTGAAGGACTGCCCTAACGTGTCTTCGGTGGTGGTGGTGCAGCGCACCCAGGGCACGATCGACTGGGCCGAAGGGCGCGACCTCTGGTACCACGAGGCCCTGCATGACGCCAGCGAGGACTGCCCGCCGGAGTGGATGGACGCCGAAGACCCGCTGTTCATCCTCTACACCTCAGGCTCCACGGGCAAACCCAAGGGCGTGCTGCACACCACCGGCGGCTACCTGCTGGGCGCAGCGATGACCCACAAGTACGTGTTCGATTACCACGAGGGCGATATCTACTGGTGCACCGCGGACGTGGGCTGGGTCACCGGCCACAGCTACATCGTCTATGGCCCGCTGGCCAACGCCGCCACCACCCTGATATTCGAAGGCGTGCCCAACTACCCGGACACCTCGCGCTTCTGGCAGGTGATCGACAAGCACCAGGTAAACATCTTCTACACCGCCCCCACCGCACTCCGCGCGCTCATGCGTGAAGGCGAAGAGCCGGTGAGGAAGACCTCGCGCAGCAGCCTGCGCCTGCTCGGCAGCGTCGGCGAGCCGATCAACCCGGAAGCCTGGGAGTGGTACTACAACGTGGTGGGCGACCGCCGCTGCCCCATCGTCGACACCTGGTGGCAGACCGAAACCGGCAGCATCCTCATCACCCCGCTGCCCGGCGCCACTGCACTCAAGCCGGGTTCAGCCACCCGCCCCTTCTTCGGCGTGCAGCCGGTGCTACTGGATGAGAAGGGCATGGAAATCGACGGTGCTGGCTCGGGCGTACTGGCGATCAAGGCCAGTTGGCCGAGCCAGATCCGCAGCGTCTACGGTGATCACAAGCGGATGATCGACACCTACTTCTCCGCCTACCCCGGCTACTACTTCACCGGCGACGGCGCCCGCCGCGACGAGGACGGCTACTACTGGATCACCGGCCGCGTCGATGACGTGATCAACGTATCCGGCCACCGCATCGGCACCGCCGAGGTAGAGAGCGCCCTGGTGCTGCACGACGCGGTGGCCGAAGCCGCCGTGGTGGGCTACCCGCACGACCTCAAGGGCCAGGGCATCTATGCCTTCGTTACACCGATGAAGGGCCTGGAGCCCACCGAGGAACTGAAGAAGGAATTGCTGGCCATGGTCAGCAAGGAGATCGGCAGCTTCGCCAAACCCGAGTTGATCCAGTGGGCACCGGGCCTGCCCAAGACCCGCTCCGGCAAGATCATGCGCCGCATCCTGCGCAAGATCGCCTGCAACGAACTGGATAACCTCGGCGACACCTCCACCCTGGCCGACCCGTCGGTGGTGCAGAACCTCATCGACAAACGCCTCAATCAGTAA
- a CDS encoding oxygenase MpaB family protein: MEFIRRRIESQIIGLTGLALGQLDFENPKGDPGLFGPDSLTWKVHGDFTSMMIGGISALLLQMLHPLALSGVWDHSNFRQDMLGRLRRTGQFISGTTYGTRKDADWLIDKVRTIHSHVTGTAADGRPYAASDPDLLTWVHVAEVSCFLKAHLRYLNPHLSGEDQDRYYAEIARVAERLGARNVPKSRQEVADYLDAMRPQLRCDERSLEVVRILLGAPAPSAMARPFSILMMQAGIDLLPDWASAMLGLHQRPWQRRVVRDLVWRVAPLLRWAMRNGAVHRARRRMGLPPR; encoded by the coding sequence ATGGAATTCATCCGCCGCCGCATAGAAAGCCAGATCATCGGCCTCACCGGTCTCGCCCTTGGCCAACTCGACTTCGAAAACCCCAAGGGAGACCCCGGCCTGTTCGGCCCGGACTCGCTGACCTGGAAGGTCCACGGCGATTTCACCTCGATGATGATCGGCGGCATCAGCGCCCTGCTCCTGCAAATGCTGCATCCCCTGGCACTCTCCGGCGTCTGGGACCACTCCAATTTCCGCCAGGACATGCTCGGCCGCCTGCGCCGCACCGGCCAGTTCATCTCCGGCACCACCTATGGCACCCGCAAGGACGCCGACTGGCTGATCGACAAGGTACGCACCATTCACTCGCACGTGACGGGCACCGCTGCCGACGGCCGCCCCTATGCCGCCAGTGACCCGGACCTGCTGACTTGGGTACACGTGGCCGAGGTCAGTTGCTTCCTCAAGGCCCACCTGCGTTACCTCAACCCGCACCTGTCCGGCGAAGACCAGGACCGTTACTACGCCGAGATCGCCCGGGTGGCCGAGCGCCTGGGGGCCCGCAATGTGCCGAAATCCCGCCAGGAAGTGGCGGACTATCTCGACGCCATGCGCCCGCAGCTGCGCTGTGACGAGCGCAGCCTGGAGGTGGTGCGCATCCTCCTCGGCGCACCAGCCCCCAGCGCCATGGCCAGGCCCTTCAGCATCCTGATGATGCAGGCCGGCATCGACCTGCTGCCGGACTGGGCCAGCGCCATGCTCGGCCTGCACCAGCGCCCCTGGCAACGTCGTGTCGTGCGGGACCTGGTCTGGCGCGTGGCACCGCTGCTGCGCTGGGCCATGCGCAATGGTGCCGTCCATCGCGCGCGCCGCCGCATGGGCCTGCCGCCCCGCTGA
- a CDS encoding class I SAM-dependent rRNA methyltransferase, with translation MSSALLQALRAALDNRHTLLAALHAQGTDCYRLFHGSQEGAPGLTIDRYGPQLMVQSFHQPLERESLLALVAAVEVFLGEKLLLVYNDRSQGNSRIDRRDPVYQAEDAALEDLVGHEWGLSYRVRGRHAGQDPLLFLDLRNARGWVKDHSAGKSVLNLFAYTCGIGLCAAAGGASEVWNLDFAEGNLAAGRENGALNPELPPMHFVQSDYFPAIRQLAGLPIARRHGQKLPSYPRLEQRQFDLVFLDPPAWAKSAFGTVDLLRDYQSLLKPALLATADDGVLICNNNLAKVPMEEWREQVLRCAHKLGRPVRDCQQLAPATDFPSQDARPPLKTLVLQL, from the coding sequence ATGTCCTCCGCTCTCCTCCAGGCGCTGCGCGCCGCGCTCGATAACCGCCACACGCTGCTGGCCGCGCTCCATGCCCAGGGCACCGACTGCTACCGGTTGTTCCATGGCAGCCAGGAAGGCGCTCCGGGCCTGACCATCGACCGCTATGGCCCGCAGCTGATGGTGCAAAGCTTCCACCAGCCACTGGAGCGCGAGTCCCTGCTGGCACTGGTCGCCGCCGTGGAGGTGTTCCTCGGCGAGAAACTGCTGCTGGTCTACAACGACCGCTCACAGGGCAATTCGCGGATCGATCGCCGCGACCCGGTCTATCAGGCCGAAGACGCTGCCCTGGAAGACCTGGTGGGCCACGAGTGGGGCCTGAGCTACCGGGTGCGCGGACGCCACGCCGGCCAGGACCCGCTGCTCTTCCTCGATCTGCGCAACGCCCGCGGCTGGGTGAAAGACCACAGCGCCGGCAAGTCGGTGCTCAATCTCTTCGCCTACACCTGCGGCATTGGCCTTTGTGCCGCCGCTGGCGGCGCCAGCGAGGTCTGGAACCTGGACTTCGCCGAAGGCAACCTGGCGGCCGGCCGCGAAAATGGGGCCCTTAACCCGGAGCTGCCGCCCATGCACTTCGTGCAGTCCGACTACTTCCCAGCCATTCGCCAGTTGGCCGGTCTGCCCATCGCGCGCCGCCACGGCCAGAAGCTGCCCAGTTACCCGCGCCTGGAACAGCGCCAGTTCGACCTGGTGTTCCTCGATCCGCCGGCCTGGGCCAAAAGTGCCTTCGGCACCGTGGACCTCCTGCGCGACTACCAGAGCCTGCTCAAGCCGGCCCTGCTGGCAACCGCAGACGACGGCGTGCTGATATGCAACAACAACCTGGCCAAGGTGCCCATGGAGGAGTGGCGCGAGCAGGTGCTGCGCTGCGCGCACAAGCTGGGCCGCCCCGTGCGTGACTGCCAGCAACTGGCGCCCGCCACCGACTTCCCCTCCCAGGATGCGCGCCCACCGCTCAAGACCCTGGTCCTGCAGCTTTGA